From the Cohaesibacter sp. ES.047 genome, one window contains:
- a CDS encoding alpha-E domain-containing protein, protein MSTMLLSRYAEALFWFARYIERSKSLARILNVQASFWQDQSNQENWSSILNLYVDHERYAERYGTVTAQKIAHFYITDRENPGSILSCLWAARENARLLRPLISVSMWSYVNVIYNDMRDLGERDLDAARLSRTCEAIARRCDAIMGVTEGSYYRDAGWRFYQLGLWIERADQTSRLLDVKIAQVASQTGGNSMALGSEAEFWKLLLHSFEAYHAYQRTHAGRLDPKKVADFLMFNQGFPRSLAHCIGEMQVVLNDLYLGFHLRHVAQSYEEVEMLLYELEAASQDPHLHLRFHGFNDKVQNRLMAVTGSLGKSFFGHGDLSTKTEQTQSQSQT, encoded by the coding sequence ATGTCTACCATGTTGCTCAGCCGATACGCAGAAGCCCTGTTCTGGTTCGCCCGCTATATAGAGCGGTCCAAGAGTCTTGCCCGCATACTGAATGTGCAGGCCAGCTTCTGGCAGGACCAGTCCAACCAGGAAAACTGGTCCTCGATCCTCAATCTCTATGTGGATCACGAGCGCTATGCCGAGCGTTACGGCACAGTGACCGCCCAGAAGATTGCGCACTTTTACATCACCGACCGGGAGAACCCGGGCTCGATCCTGTCCTGTCTGTGGGCAGCGCGCGAGAATGCACGCCTGTTGCGCCCGCTGATCTCGGTGTCGATGTGGTCCTACGTAAACGTGATCTATAATGATATGCGCGATCTGGGAGAGCGGGATCTTGATGCCGCCCGTCTGTCGCGGACCTGTGAGGCCATCGCCCGTCGGTGTGATGCCATCATGGGCGTGACCGAGGGCAGCTATTATCGGGACGCGGGGTGGCGCTTCTATCAGCTTGGCCTCTGGATCGAACGGGCCGATCAGACAAGCCGACTGCTGGATGTCAAAATTGCGCAGGTGGCCTCTCAAACCGGCGGAAACAGCATGGCCCTTGGGTCGGAGGCTGAATTCTGGAAGCTTCTGTTGCATTCCTTCGAGGCCTACCATGCCTATCAGCGCACCCATGCTGGGCGCCTCGACCCCAAGAAGGTCGCCGACTTCCTGATGTTCAATCAGGGGTTCCCGCGTTCGCTTGCCCATTGTATCGGAGAGATGCAGGTGGTTCTGAATGACCTCTATCTCGGCTTTCATCTGCGCCATGTGGCCCAGAGCTATGAGGAGGTGGAAATGCTCTTGTACGAGCTTGAGGCCGCATCTCAGGATCCGCATCTGCATCTGCGGTTCCACGGCTTCAATGATAAGGTGCAAAACCGTCTGATGGCTGTGACAGGCAGTTTGGGCAAGTCATTCTTTGGACATGGTGATCTGTCTACAAAAACAGAGCAGACGCAAAGTCAAAGCCAGACCTAG
- a CDS encoding DUF2126 domain-containing protein, whose amino-acid sequence MSIHAALTHRTKYSYDRPTRMGAQIIRLRPAPHTRNQLLSYSLKVEPAEHWINWQQDAFGNFMARIVFPEKVDFFEVTVDLVTEMAVINPFDFFIEEAAELFPFTYSAEEKKDLTPYLEEGPSTPLFEQLMTEVEPLWKDKKDLKTIDLLVQTNQIVEQKIDYLIRMEPGVQKPEETLENGSGSCRDSAWLLVNVLRRLGLAARFTSGYLIQLKPDVKPLEGPEGTDHDFTDLHAWTEVYVPGAGWIGLDPTSGLLTGESHIPLAATPHPVSAAPINGAHEKAEVEFEFEMEVKRIFERPRVTKPYTDEQWADINAMGEAVDERLVEGDVRLTMGGEPTFISIDDYEGDEWNTAAVGPSKRYYAENLIRRLRDRFAPGGLLHFGQGKWYPGEQLPRWAFALYWRADEEPLWEDPALIDQETPKHPADHKVAQKFIYKLVENLKIDPKCILPAYEDPAHFALVEQKLPIGIDPANNKIDDPIERARIVKVFEQGLADPVGFVLPVQAWNSEVYGRSWMSEVWKFRREKLYIIPGDSPVGFRLPLGSLTYIPETEFPHVMPMDPHAAHAALPAREALLRDRRQPFKSREKLKKTDPAKLLEAPEVERHETRENTFIPLNEVPGHVRTALTVEPRDGHLCIFMPPLNNAEDYAAMVAAIEDAAKSVGQPVHIEGYEPPSDPRLNVIKVTPDPGVIEVNIQPASSWKEASKITQVLYEEARLARLGTEKFMLDGRHTGTGGGNHIVMGGVTPSDSPFLRRPDLVASLITYWQNHPSLSYLFSGTFIGPTSQAPRVDEGRHEGLYELEIALKQVPLPGEGYIPNWQVDRLFRNLLIDVTGNTHRAEICIDKLFSPDGPTGRLGLVEFRSFEMPPHERMSLAQQLLLRAIIARLWERPCRNKLVRWGTQLHDRFMLPHYVREDFRDVLLDLANHDLKLEEDWFASHFEFRFPRYGEVNYDGVQVELRQALEPWNVLGEEGAVGGTARYVDSSLERVQVKVNGLNPDRHILTVNEVAIPLRPTGRQDEAVAGVRYRAWQPPSCLHPMIGVHTPLTFDLLDKWNMRSLGGCRYHVAHPGGRGYETFPVNAYEAESRRLSRFETIGHTPGFFDPVKLDDNAEFPYTLDLRLASVR is encoded by the coding sequence ATGTCCATTCATGCAGCTTTGACGCATAGAACGAAATACAGCTATGATCGGCCGACCCGAATGGGTGCCCAGATCATTCGTCTGCGCCCGGCTCCTCACACCCGCAACCAGCTTCTGTCCTACTCCCTCAAGGTTGAACCGGCAGAGCATTGGATCAACTGGCAGCAGGATGCTTTCGGCAATTTCATGGCGCGCATCGTGTTCCCCGAGAAGGTGGATTTCTTCGAGGTGACCGTCGATCTGGTCACGGAAATGGCCGTGATCAACCCCTTTGATTTCTTCATCGAGGAAGCCGCCGAGCTTTTCCCCTTCACCTATTCGGCAGAAGAGAAAAAGGATCTGACGCCTTATCTTGAGGAAGGGCCGTCGACGCCCCTGTTCGAGCAATTGATGACCGAGGTCGAGCCGCTCTGGAAAGACAAGAAGGATCTCAAGACCATTGATCTGCTTGTGCAGACCAACCAGATTGTCGAGCAGAAGATCGATTATCTCATCCGCATGGAACCGGGCGTTCAGAAGCCAGAGGAAACGTTGGAAAACGGCTCAGGCTCTTGCCGCGACAGTGCCTGGTTGCTGGTCAACGTGCTGCGCCGTCTCGGGCTGGCGGCCCGCTTTACCTCTGGCTACCTCATTCAGCTCAAGCCTGACGTCAAGCCGCTGGAAGGCCCGGAAGGCACCGATCATGACTTCACCGATCTGCATGCCTGGACCGAGGTCTATGTTCCCGGTGCGGGCTGGATCGGTCTCGATCCGACCTCCGGTCTTCTGACCGGCGAAAGCCACATTCCGCTTGCCGCGACGCCGCATCCGGTGTCCGCCGCTCCCATCAACGGTGCTCATGAGAAGGCCGAAGTCGAGTTCGAATTCGAAATGGAGGTCAAGCGCATCTTCGAACGTCCGCGCGTGACCAAGCCATACACCGACGAGCAATGGGCCGATATCAACGCGATGGGCGAGGCGGTCGACGAGCGGCTTGTCGAGGGCGATGTCCGATTGACCATGGGCGGCGAGCCGACCTTTATCTCCATCGATGACTATGAAGGGGATGAATGGAACACAGCAGCCGTCGGACCGAGCAAGCGTTATTATGCGGAAAATCTCATTCGCCGCTTGCGTGATCGCTTTGCCCCGGGAGGCCTTTTGCATTTTGGTCAGGGCAAATGGTACCCCGGCGAGCAGCTGCCGCGTTGGGCCTTCGCGCTTTATTGGCGGGCCGATGAAGAACCGCTTTGGGAAGATCCTGCACTGATTGATCAGGAGACCCCGAAACATCCCGCCGACCACAAGGTCGCTCAGAAATTCATCTACAAGCTGGTCGAAAATCTCAAGATCGATCCCAAATGCATCCTGCCCGCCTATGAGGATCCTGCCCATTTTGCTCTCGTCGAGCAGAAGCTGCCAATTGGTATCGATCCGGCGAACAACAAGATCGACGATCCCATCGAGCGGGCCCGCATCGTCAAGGTCTTCGAGCAGGGGCTGGCTGATCCCGTCGGCTTCGTGCTGCCGGTTCAGGCGTGGAACTCCGAGGTCTATGGCCGCTCGTGGATGTCGGAAGTTTGGAAATTCCGCCGCGAAAAACTCTATATCATCCCCGGCGATTCTCCGGTCGGCTTCCGTCTGCCGCTCGGCTCCCTGACCTACATTCCCGAAACCGAGTTTCCGCATGTGATGCCAATGGATCCCCATGCGGCCCACGCGGCACTGCCCGCGCGTGAAGCTCTGCTGCGTGACCGCCGACAACCCTTCAAGAGCCGCGAAAAGCTCAAGAAAACCGATCCGGCCAAGCTGCTTGAAGCACCTGAAGTCGAGCGGCACGAGACCCGGGAAAACACCTTCATTCCGCTCAACGAGGTGCCCGGTCATGTGCGCACGGCCCTTACGGTGGAGCCGCGTGACGGGCATTTGTGCATCTTCATGCCGCCGCTTAACAATGCAGAAGACTATGCCGCCATGGTCGCGGCCATCGAGGATGCGGCCAAATCCGTCGGTCAGCCCGTCCATATCGAGGGCTACGAGCCGCCGTCCGATCCGCGCCTCAACGTCATCAAGGTCACTCCGGATCCGGGCGTGATCGAGGTGAATATCCAGCCAGCATCCAGTTGGAAGGAAGCCTCCAAGATCACGCAGGTTCTCTACGAGGAAGCGCGTCTGGCGCGCCTTGGCACCGAGAAATTCATGCTCGATGGCCGCCACACCGGCACCGGCGGGGGCAACCATATCGTGATGGGAGGTGTTACTCCGTCCGATAGCCCCTTCTTGCGCCGGCCCGATCTGGTGGCGAGCCTGATCACCTATTGGCAGAACCACCCCAGCCTCTCCTATCTCTTCTCGGGCACCTTCATTGGCCCGACCTCGCAGGCGCCCCGCGTCGATGAGGGCCGCCACGAAGGGCTCTACGAGTTGGAGATTGCGCTCAAGCAGGTGCCATTGCCCGGCGAGGGATATATTCCAAACTGGCAGGTGGATCGCCTGTTCCGCAACCTGTTGATCGACGTGACAGGCAACACCCATCGCGCCGAGATCTGCATCGACAAGCTTTTCTCGCCTGATGGGCCGACGGGGCGTTTGGGGCTGGTTGAGTTCCGCTCCTTCGAGATGCCACCGCATGAGCGCATGTCGCTCGCCCAGCAACTGTTGCTCAGGGCCATCATCGCGCGGTTGTGGGAACGCCCGTGCCGTAACAAGCTTGTTCGCTGGGGCACCCAGCTTCACGACCGTTTCATGCTGCCCCACTATGTGCGTGAGGATTTCCGGGATGTGCTGCTGGATCTGGCCAACCATGATCTCAAGCTTGAGGAAGACTGGTTTGCCTCACATTTTGAATTCCGCTTCCCGCGCTATGGTGAGGTGAATTATGACGGCGTTCAGGTTGAGCTGCGTCAGGCCCTCGAGCCATGGAACGTGCTGGGTGAGGAGGGAGCCGTTGGCGGCACCGCCAGATATGTCGACAGCTCACTTGAACGTGTTCAGGTCAAGGTCAATGGCCTCAATCCGGATCGCCACATCCTGACGGTCAACGAAGTTGCCATACCGCTGCGGCCGACCGGACGGCAGGACGAAGCCGTGGCCGGTGTGCGCTATCGCGCCTGGCAGCCGCCGTCCTGTCTTCATCCGATGATCGGCGTTCATACGCCGCTGACCTTTGATCTGCTCGACAAATGGAACATGCGCTCCCTTGGTGGTTGCCGGTATCACGTGGCGCATCCGGGTGGTCGGGGCTATGAAACATTCCCCGTCAATGCCTATGAGGCCGAAAGCCGCCGCCTGTCACGATTTGAGACGATCGGGCACACGCCGGGCTTCTTTGATCCGGTCAAACTTGATGACAATGCGGAATTTCCTTACACGCTGGATCTTCGTCTTGCTTCTGTTAGGTAA